One segment of Hippopotamus amphibius kiboko isolate mHipAmp2 chromosome 2, mHipAmp2.hap2, whole genome shotgun sequence DNA contains the following:
- the LOC130846063 gene encoding chymase-like: MHRLPLPLLLFLLCSRAQAGEITGGTESKPHSHPYMAHLEAVPPQDKPMTCGGFLIRRDFVLTAAHCAGRSIMVTLGAHNIKKKEDTWQKLEVIKHFPPPKYDDSIVRHDIMLLKLKERANLTLAMGTVPLAPQFNFIPPGRMCRVAGWGRTNVEEPGSNTLQEVKLRLMEPQACTHFTPFDHKLQLCVGSPHMTKSAFKGDSGGPLLCAGVGQGIVSHGQSDAKPPAIFTRISHYRPWIDKVLKEN; this comes from the exons ATGCATCGTCTTCCTCTCCCCctgctgctcttcctcctctgctccagAGCCCAAGCTG GGGAGATCACCGGGGGCACAGAGAGCAAGCCACACTCCCACCCCTACATGGCCCACCTGGAAGCTGTCCCTCCCCAGGATAAGCCGATGACTTGTGGGGGTTTCCTGATAAGAAGGGACTTCGTGCTGACGGCTGCGCACTGTGCAGGAAG GTCTATAATGGTCACCCTTGGAGCCcataacataaaaaagaaagaagacacatggCAGAAGCTTGAAGTCATAAAACATTTCCCTCCTCCAAAATACGATGACTCTATTGTTCGCCATGACATCATGTTACTGAAG CTGAAGGAGAGAGCCAACCTCACCCTGGCTATGGGGACAGTCCCCCTTGCACCCCAATTCAACTTCATCCCACCGGGAAGAATGTGCCGGGTGGCTGGCTGGGGAAGAACAAATGTGGAGGAACCGGGCTCCAACACTCTGCAAGAGGTGAAGCTAAGACTCATGGAGCCCCAGGCCTGCACACACTTCACTCCTTTTGACCACAAGCTCCAGCTGTGCGTGGGCAGTCCCCACATGACAAAATCTGCATTTAAG GGAGACTCAGGGGGCCCACTTCTGTGTGCTGGGGTGGGCCAGGGCATTGTCTCCCATGGACAGTCGGATGCAAAGCCCCCTGCCATCTTCACCCGGATCTCCCATTACCGGCCCTGGATCGATAAGGTCCTGAAGGAGAATTAA
- the LOC130846062 gene encoding borealin-like produces the protein MAPARKGSSRAAKATSVRSRKLASFLKDFNREVQIRSKQIQSDRQNLLKGMENLYNIEILWLPKALREMNWLNYFALGGNKQALEEVATAELDITEINKLTAEAVQTPLKSAKTRKVIQVDDMIMEEEEEENKNPQTARVKRCPPSKKRTQSIQGKGKSKRSSHYATITPAVGRLELSMLKPTPGLTPRFDSRVFKTLGLRTPAARERIYNVSVNGSPLAESKEIFLTVPVGGGESMRLLASDLQRIDIAQLDPEALGSIKKLSSRLAQICSSIRTHK, from the coding sequence ATGGCTCCGGCCAGGAAGGGCAGCAGTCGGGCGGCCAAGGCCACCTCGGTACGGAGCCGAAAGCTCGCCTCCTTTCTTAAGGACTTCAACCGTGAAGTGCAAATCCGATCCAAGCAAATTCAGTCAGACAGGCAGAACCTTCTCAAGGGGATGGAGAACTTGTACAACATCGAGATCCTGTGGCTCCCCAAGGCGCTGCGCGAGATGAACTGGCTCAACTACTTCGCCCTTGGAGGAAACAAGCAGGCCCTGGAAGAAGTAGCAACAGCTGAACTggatatcacagaaataaacaaactaacAGCAGAAGCTGTTCAGACACCCCTCAAATCTGCCAAAACACGAAAGGTAATACAAGTGGATGACATGATaatggaagaagaagaggaagaaaataagaatccTCAAACTGCAAGGGTTAAAAGATGTcctccatccaagaagagaacCCAGTCCATacaaggaaaaggcaaaagtaaaagGTCAAGCCATTATGCCACCATTACCCCAGCTGTGGGCCGACTGGAGTTGTCTATGTTGAAACCAACTCCAGGCCTGACACCCAGGTTTGACTCAAGGGTCTTCAAGACCCTAGGCCTGCGTACTCCAGCAGCCAGAGAGCGGATTTACAACGTGTCTGTGAATGGCAGCCCTCTTGCCGAGAGCAAAGAGATATTCCTTACTGTGCCAGTGGGAGGCGGAGAGAGCATGCGGTTATTGGCCAGTGACTTGCAGAGGATTGATATCGCACAGCTGGATCCAGAGGCCTTGGGAAGCATTAAGAAGCTCTCTAGCCGTCTTGCTCAAATCTGCAGCAGCATACGGACTCACAAATGA
- the SDR39U1 gene encoding epimerase family protein SDR39U1 isoform X2, with protein sequence MLAEAIAKAPHPPQAWVLVTGVAYYQPSLTAEYDEDSPGGDFDFFSNLVTKWEAAARLPGDSTRQVVVRSGVVLGRGGGAIGYMLLPFRLGLGGPIGSGHQFFPWIHIGDLAGILAHALEASHVQGVLNGVAPASSTTNAEFARALGAALGRPAFIPFPSTVVQAVFGRERAVMLLEGQKVVPRRTLAAGYQYSFPELGAALKEVIA encoded by the exons ATGCTGGCTGAAGCCATTGCTAAGGCCCCACACCCCCCCCAGGCCTGGGTCTTAGTCACAGGTGTAG CTTACTACCAGCCCAGCCTGACTGCTGAGTACGATGAGGACAGCCCAGGAGGGGATTTTGACTTTTTCTCCAACCTTGTAACCAAATGGGAAGCTGCAGCCAGGCTTCCTGGAGATTCTACACGTCAAGTGGTGGTGCGCTCTG GGGTTGTGCTGGGCCGTGGAGGTGGTGCCATTGGTTACATGCTCCTGCCTTTCCGCCTGGGCCTGGGGGGCCCCATCGGCTCAGGCCACCAGTTCTTCCCCTGGATTCACATTGGAGACTTGGCGGGAATCCTGGCTCACGCCCTTGAAGCAAGCCACGTGCAAGGGGTCCTGAATGGAGTGGCTCCAGCCTCTTCCACTACCAATGCTGAGTTTGCTCGGGCCTTGGGTGCAGCCCTGGGCCGCCCAGCCTTCATCCCTTTCCCCAGCACTGTGGTCCAAGCTGTCTTTGGGCGAGAACGTGCCGTCATGCTGCTGGAGGGCCAGAAGGTGGTCCCACGGCGGACACTGGCTGCTGGCTACCAGTATTCCTTCCCAGAGCTGGGGGCCGCCTTGAAGGAAGTCATAGCCTAA
- the SDR39U1 gene encoding epimerase family protein SDR39U1 isoform X1, which yields MRVLVGGGTGFIGTALTQLLKARGHEVTLVSRKPGPGRITWDELATSGLPPCDAAVNLAGENILNPLRRWNEAFQKEVLSSRLETTQMLAEAIAKAPHPPQAWVLVTGVAYYQPSLTAEYDEDSPGGDFDFFSNLVTKWEAAARLPGDSTRQVVVRSGVVLGRGGGAIGYMLLPFRLGLGGPIGSGHQFFPWIHIGDLAGILAHALEASHVQGVLNGVAPASSTTNAEFARALGAALGRPAFIPFPSTVVQAVFGRERAVMLLEGQKVVPRRTLAAGYQYSFPELGAALKEVIA from the exons ATGAGAGTTCTTGTGG GTGGCGGGACGGGCTTCATCGGGACAGCCCTAACCCAGCTGCTGAAGGCCAGGGGCCACGAAGTGACGTTGGTTTCCCGAAAGCCGGGGCCCGGTCGGATCACGTGG GATGAGCTCGCTACGTCCGGGCTGCCCCCTTGCGATGCCGCCGTCAATCTGGCGGGAGAGAACATCCTCAACCCTCTCCGCAG GTGGAATGAAGCCTTCCAAAAAGAGGTTCTCAGCAGCCGCCTGGAGACCACCCAAATGCTGGCTGAAGCCATTGCTAAGGCCCCACACCCCCCCCAGGCCTGGGTCTTAGTCACAGGTGTAG CTTACTACCAGCCCAGCCTGACTGCTGAGTACGATGAGGACAGCCCAGGAGGGGATTTTGACTTTTTCTCCAACCTTGTAACCAAATGGGAAGCTGCAGCCAGGCTTCCTGGAGATTCTACACGTCAAGTGGTGGTGCGCTCTG GGGTTGTGCTGGGCCGTGGAGGTGGTGCCATTGGTTACATGCTCCTGCCTTTCCGCCTGGGCCTGGGGGGCCCCATCGGCTCAGGCCACCAGTTCTTCCCCTGGATTCACATTGGAGACTTGGCGGGAATCCTGGCTCACGCCCTTGAAGCAAGCCACGTGCAAGGGGTCCTGAATGGAGTGGCTCCAGCCTCTTCCACTACCAATGCTGAGTTTGCTCGGGCCTTGGGTGCAGCCCTGGGCCGCCCAGCCTTCATCCCTTTCCCCAGCACTGTGGTCCAAGCTGTCTTTGGGCGAGAACGTGCCGTCATGCTGCTGGAGGGCCAGAAGGTGGTCCCACGGCGGACACTGGCTGCTGGCTACCAGTATTCCTTCCCAGAGCTGGGGGCCGCCTTGAAGGAAGTCATAGCCTAA